In one Anas platyrhynchos isolate ZD024472 breed Pekin duck chromosome 8, IASCAAS_PekinDuck_T2T, whole genome shotgun sequence genomic region, the following are encoded:
- the LOC119717616 gene encoding calcium-activated chloride channel regulator family member 3-like isoform X2, with translation MPECKVLQKWDDGMDMITEASLYLFNATRGRVYFRSVKVLIPPTWKDKSYEKPKHETYEKADVIVANPYWNYGDDPYTLQHEACGKMGKYIHFTPNFLVNDYLTDIYGSWGRAFMHEWAHL, from the exons ATGCCTGAATGCAAGGTCTTGCAGAAATGGGACGATGGGATG GACATGATCACTGAGGCTTCTTTGTATTTGTTCAATGCTACAAGAGGAAGGGTCTATTTCAGGAGCGTGAAGGTTCTGATACCTCCGACATGGAAGGACAAGAGTTATGAGAAACCAAAACACGAGACCTATGAAAAG GCAGATGTCATAGTGGCCAATCCTTATTGGAATTACGGTGATGATCCATACACCCTACAACATGAAGCATgtggaaaaatgggaaaatatattCACTTCACACCTAACTTCCTAGTAAATGATTATTTGACGGACATCTATGGCTCATGGG gcagagccTTTATGCATGAGTGGGCCCACCTTTGA